TGAGGGAGCCTGCGTTTCGGCCGCCAACCGCACAACGTTTCATGTGTCACTCGCGCGCAGGCCGTTTTCGGAGACAGGGCAGATCCTTGCCGCCGGCACCGGAGATGGAGCAGCGCCAACAACCATGACCGCCGGTGATCTGAAATTTCTCCGCGAGGCGCTTCAGCTCGCCCGGCGCGGATATGGTGCGACCTCGCCCAATCCGATGGTCGGCGCGGTGCTGGTGCGCAGCGGGAAAGTCATTGGCCGCGGCTGGCATCATCGGGCCGGTCTCCCGCATGCGGAAATCGAGGCGCTGCGGGACGCGCAGCAACGCCAACAGGCAACCCGCGGCGCGACGCTTTACGTCACGTTGGAGCCTTGCTGCACCCATGGCCGCACGCCGCCGTGCACCGACGCCATCATTGATGCGGGCATCCGTCGCGTGGTGGTCGGCACGCCGGACCCCAATCCGAAGCACGCCGGGAAGGGCCTCCGCATTCTCCGCCGCGCGGGCATTGAGGTTGTGGCCCCGGCCCGCCGCGGTCAAAGCGCAGATGCGGCTGCGATCAATCGGGAATGCAGCCGCCTGAACGAGGCGTTCAATCATTGGATTGTCCATCGCACGCCGTTCGTGACGGTGAAGGCCGCGATGACTTTGGATGGCAAAATCGCCACGGCTGCCGGCGAGTCGAAATGGATTACCAGTGAAAAGGCACGCACCCACAGCCTGCACCTGCGGCAAGGCAGCGACGCGATTCTCGTCGGCGTCAACACCGTGCTTCTGGATGATCCGAGTTTGACCGCCCGCCAGACCACGCCGCATCCGCTCCGCCGGATTGTGCTGGATTCCCTTGCCCGGACGCCGCTCACCGCGCGGGTGGTGACGGATGCGAATGCAACGCTGACCACCCTCGTCGTGAGCCGCCGGGCGCCGCGCAAACGCGTGGCCGCGCTCGCCCAACGCGTGCAGGTGCTCGTGGCACCAACGACGAAAGCCACCATCACAAGTCGCGAAAAGCCGGGGCTGGATTTGCGCTGGTTGTTGCGGCGGCTTGGCGCCAAAAACGTAACCAGCCTCCTCGTGGAAGGCGGCGGTGAGGTGAATGCCTCGTTTTTGCTCGGCGGGCTGGCGCAGCGCGTGGCGTTCTTTTACGCGCCCAAAATCCTGGGTGGCCGCGAGGCCCGGCGCGCGGTGGCCGGAGTCGGCGCGGCTTCGTTGGCGGAGGTGCGCCGGCTCAAGGACGTCGAATGGCACCGGCTGGGACCGGATTTGTTGCTGACGGCACTTGTTGAAAACGCCTGATTCGCGCTACCCTCACGGCGCTGGCGCGGCGCGTTGGCGCGTCCAACCACCGCCCGCAAACCTCCCATCATGTTTACAGGCATCGTTGTTGAAACCGGAACGGTCGAGCGCATCAAGCCGACCAAGAAGTCCATTGAAATCACCATTCGCGGCCGCAAGGCGCTGCGGGCGCTCAAGCTCGGCGACAGCCTTGCCGTCAACGGCTGTTGCCTGACCGTGGTCAAACTGGCGGCCCGCGGACGCGACCGGCTGGCGCAATTTGATTTGCTGCAGGAATCCTGGCGCCGGACGAATCTGCAGTTCACCGGCCCTGGTGCCCTGGTCAACCTTGAGCCTTCCCTGCGCGCCAACGGCGAACTGGGCGGGCATTTCGTCACCGGCCACGTGGACGGGCTGGGCCGGATTGTGCGGTGGGAACGCGCCGGCCAGGATCATGTCCTCGACATCGAAGCCCCGGCGGATGTCCGGCGCTACATCGTGTTCAAGGGCTCGGTGGCGGTGGACGGCATCAGCCTCACGGTGGCGGCCGTCACAAAAAAGGGATTCCGCATCTGGATCATTCCACACACCTTTGAGGTCACGGCCTTGTGCGAACGCAAGGTGGGCGACTACGTCAACCTTGAAGCGGACATCCTCGGGAAATACGTCGAGCGCTTCCTCAGCGCCCGTTCGTAAACTTGAACTGGCTCGAAGCCTCGGACGCCGGGGCCACCTGGCTGACCGAGCCGGCGGGAATGACGCGCTCCCGTCCGTTCGGGTCGGTGTAAACGAACACGGCATTGGCGCGATCGTAACGCGGCTTCCCGCGCGCCGAAATCATCTGACCGCCGTTGGTGACGATGGTGTAGTTGCGGGCGCACCCGGCCAGGCCGAAGGACAACAACAGCAGCAGGAATGCGGTTCGGAGCAATCGGGTGTTCATAAACGCGATTTAGACCACCCGCCCTCCCGCCGTCAATGCACAATCCGGCGTTGCCATGCCCGCCATGCCGGTTATCGTGGGTGCATGACAATCTGTCGCAAGCTGCTGCACACCCGTTATCGCGTCAACGACATCGAACGCACGGTTAAATTCTACCGGGAGGTGCTGGGGCTGGCGGAGGTCAGGCGCCACAAATCGCCGCGCGGCTCCGAACTGGTGTTCCTGAAGGCGCCGGAAAGCGAGGAACTGATCGAGATTTGCCATTACCCCAGTGCCGGCAGCGTGCAGGTGCAACCGGACCTGACGCATCTCGCGTTTCAAGTGGACAGCCTGGAAGCCTTCGCCGCCCACGCGGCGAAATTCGGGCTGAAATTTTCCGACGGTCCCACCACGACCTCAACCGGAACGGTGTTTGCGTTCATCGATGCGCCGGAAGGTTACGAAATCGAGCTGATCCAGCGCTCGGGTTCGTAACGGCGCCTGTGCATGCGGTTTCACGCCCGCCAGTTTGAGTTCGAGTTCCCGCGACCGGCCCTGGTCATGGGCGTGGTCAACGTCACGCCCGATTCGTTTTCCGATGGCGGGCAGTTTTTGCAACCCGAAGCGGCCCTGGCCCATGCGCAGATGCTGGTGCGGGAGGGCGCCGAGATTCTGGACGTGGGCGGCGAATCGACCCGGCCGGGTTCGCCCGGCGTGGACGAAACGGAGGAATTGCGCCGGGTGATTCCCGTGATTGAAGCGCTGGCCGGCCGCGTGCCGGTGCCCATCTCCATCGACACCGTCAAGCCGGCCGTGGCGCGGGCCGCGCTGGCCGCCGGCGCCAGTCTCGTAAACGACGTGGCCGCCCATCGCGCGGAGCCGGAAATGTGGCGGCTCGTCGCGGAGGCCGGAGCAGGCTATGTTTGCATGCACATGCAAGGCACCCCCGCCACGATGCAGACCGCGCCGCACTACGAGGACGTGGTGCGGGAGGTTGGTGCGTTCTTCGCCGAACGGCTGGAGCGGCTGGCCGCCGCCGGGGTGGCGCCGGAGCAAGTGGCGCTGGATCCGGGCATCGGCTTCGGCAAGAGCACGACGCACAATTTACAGTTGCTCGCCGCACTGGGGAGTTTTACAAGGTTCGCACGCCCGCTGGTGCTCGGCGTTTCGCGCAAATCATTCATTGGAAACATTGTGCCGGCGCCGGTTACAGAACGGTTGCCGGGCTCGCTGGCTTGCGCCAGTCTGGCGGTGGCCCGCGGGGTGCAAATCATCCGGGCGCATGACGTGGCGGCAACCTGTCAGGCGGTGCGCGTGGCGGAAGCAATAACGAAGGCAACACGTGACTTGGGACACATTCAAAACCGGAATTGAAAGCGGCTGGTGGCGACCGCCGCTGGAGATCCTCATTTTGACGGTGGGGTTCTACACGGCCTTCCGCTTCATCCGCGGCACCCGGGGCGCACCGGTGGTGACCGGTTTCCTTGTTGTGTTGCTGGCGCTCACCATCATCACCCTGCTCCTCAAGCTGGAGGTTTTGAGCCGGCTGCTTTCGAACTTCTTCGCCTTCTTCGCGCTGGCGGTGCTGGTGATTTTCCAGCCCGAGTTGCGGCGGATGCTCGCCGAATTGGGCAACCTCCCGACCTTGAAGGGCGCGCACGAACAGCGCGAGAACATCGAAGTCATCATTCGAACGTGCGAACGCCTTTCGGAAGTGCGCATCGGTGCCTTGATCGCCATCGAACAGTCGATCCATCTTCAGGAGGCGGTGGAATCGGGCATCGTGGTGGATTGCGAGGCGACGCCCGAAATGCTCGAAACCATTTTCTTTCCCAACAATGCCGTGCACGACGGCGGGGTCATCATGAAAGGTGATCGCATTGCCTACGCCGCGTGCATCTTCCCGCTGACCCAGCGGCAGGACATCAGCAAATCGCTCGGCACCCGGCACCGGGCCGCCATCGGTCTGACCGAGGAAACCGACGCCGTCGTGGTGGTGGTTTCCGAGGAAACCGGCGCCGTGTCCTACGCCTACAAGGGGCATCTGACGCGGGGCGTGACCCTGCAGGAGCTGCGGGCGTTTCTTACGTCGCTGCTGGTGGAACCGGCCAAGACCCGCGGCATGTTGTCCTGGGTGCGCGGCCGTTTCACCGACCGCCAGGCGCACGAACCCGCGCCAGCCCTGTTCCCGAAGGATGAATCGCAGCCTGATTCGACGAGCGGCCAATGATCAAAATCCTGCATTATTTGTTCATTCGCGACTGGCCGCTGAAAGTGTTCTCCCTGGCTTTGGCGGTGCTGACGTGGCTGGCCGTTTCCTTCTCCATCCGCAAGGAGGTGGTCAGCGTGGCCGGTCCCGTCTCCACGTCCGAGCGCACCTTCTACGATTTGCGCGTGGTGGTCATGTCCACGGCCGCCGACGTGCATGATTACACCGTGCAACCGGCGGAAGTGGATGTCACGGTGCAGGGCGACGAGGCGGTGCTGAACCATTTGCAGCGCGACCAGATTCATCCCATGGTGGACCTGACCGACATTGCGTCCGCCGACAACCTGCGCAAGCGCATCCAGGTCTTCACGCCACCGGGAGTCACCTTCACCAAGGTGACTCCGGAAGAGGTTGACGTCATTGTCCCGCCGGCCACCACCCCCTCCGAACCCTCTCCGTCCGCAACCAATCCATGAACAAACCCGCAAAAATTTTCGGCACCGACGGCGTTCGCGGTGTGGCCAACATCGAACCCGTCACGGCGGAAATCGCGCTCAAGCTCGGCCGCGCCGCCGCCCACGTCTTCAAGAACCTGGAAACCGAGGCCCGCGGTCACGGCCGGCACCAAATCGTCATCGGCAAGGATACGCGGCTCTCGGGTTACATGCTCGAAAACGCCATCTCGTCCGGCGTCCTGTCCATGGGCGTGGACGTGCTGTTTATCGGTCCCCTGCCCACTCCGGGCGTCGCGTATGTGACGCGCAGCCTGCGCGCCGACGCCGGCATCGTCATCACTGCTTCGCACAATCCCTACGCCGACAACGGCATCAAATTTTTCCGCGCCGACGGCTACAAGCTGGATGACGCCATCGAAGCGCAGATCGAGGACCTCGTGTTCAGCGGGGAAATCGAAAACATCCGGCCCACGGCGGACGCCATCGGCAAGGCGGTGCGCATTGACGACGCCCTCGGCCGCTACATCGAATTCACCAAGGCGTCCTTCCCCCGCGGCATGACGCTCGACGGTGTGCGTGTCGTGGTGGATTGCGCGCACGGCGCGGCCTACAAGGCCACGCCCTGCGTGTTGCGCGAACTGGGCGCGGAAACCATCGTCTATGGCAACCAGCCCACCGGCCGCAACATCAACCTCGACTGCGGTTCGATGCACCCCGAAGCCGTCTGCGCCCGCGTGCGCGAAAACGGCGCGCACCTCGGAATTGCCCACGACGGCGACGCCGACCGCGTGCTGCTGTGCGATGAAAAGGGCGAATTGATCGACGGTGACGACATCATGGCCATCGCCGCGCTGGACATGCTGGCGCAAGGCACGCTGGCGGAAAAGACCCTGGTGTCCACGGTCATGAGCAACGCGGGCCTCGACGCCGCCATCGGCGCGGCTGGGGGGCGCGTGCTGCGGACCGCCGTGGGTGACAAGAACGTAATCGATGAAATGCTCCGCGGCGGATTCAACCTTGGCGGCGAACAGAGCGGCCACATGATTTTCCGCGATCACGCCACCACCGGCGACGGCTTGGTGGCGGCCCTGCAGGTGCTGCGCATCATGAAGCAACGCGGCGAACCGTTGTCCAAGTTGAAGCAGTGCTGGACGCGTTATCCCCAGCTTGTGACCAACATCAAGGTGCGCGAAAAGAAGCCCTTCGAACAACTGGACGGTGTGCTCAACCTCGTCCGTCAGGCCGAAGCCGTCGTCCAGCCGCAAGGCGGCCGGGTCTTCCTCCGCTACTCCGGAACGGAACCGAAGGCTCGGTTGTTGATGGAAGGCCGCAACGAAGCGGAGCTGCGCAAATGGTCCCAGGCCATTGCGGACGCCGTCCGCAAGCAAGTTGGAACATGAACCGCCCAACGGGCTTGTTTCGCCACGCCTAGCTGCCGCTCCGGCGGCGATACCGACAAATGTCAAACTCCGACGTTTCGCGAATGGTTTCGGCCAGCTCGAAGAGCCCTTCAAACGGCGGGAACAGCACGTCGCCGGCAACCTCGCGTTTCACCACGGTGAGCAGCAATTCGGCACAAAGTGGCAAGGCCTGCCGGTAAATCTCGGCGCCGCCGGCGATGAAAATCGTGCGCGG
The sequence above is drawn from the Verrucomicrobiia bacterium genome and encodes:
- the cdaA gene encoding diadenylate cyclase CdaA, which encodes MTWDTFKTGIESGWWRPPLEILILTVGFYTAFRFIRGTRGAPVVTGFLVVLLALTIITLLLKLEVLSRLLSNFFAFFALAVLVIFQPELRRMLAELGNLPTLKGAHEQRENIEVIIRTCERLSEVRIGALIAIEQSIHLQEAVESGIVVDCEATPEMLETIFFPNNAVHDGGVIMKGDRIAYAACIFPLTQRQDISKSLGTRHRAAIGLTEETDAVVVVVSEETGAVSYAYKGHLTRGVTLQELRAFLTSLLVEPAKTRGMLSWVRGRFTDRQAHEPAPALFPKDESQPDSTSGQ
- a CDS encoding VOC family protein, whose translation is MTICRKLLHTRYRVNDIERTVKFYREVLGLAEVRRHKSPRGSELVFLKAPESEELIEICHYPSAGSVQVQPDLTHLAFQVDSLEAFAAHAAKFGLKFSDGPTTTSTGTVFAFIDAPEGYEIELIQRSGS
- the folP gene encoding dihydropteroate synthase, which encodes MRFHARQFEFEFPRPALVMGVVNVTPDSFSDGGQFLQPEAALAHAQMLVREGAEILDVGGESTRPGSPGVDETEELRRVIPVIEALAGRVPVPISIDTVKPAVARAALAAGASLVNDVAAHRAEPEMWRLVAEAGAGYVCMHMQGTPATMQTAPHYEDVVREVGAFFAERLERLAAAGVAPEQVALDPGIGFGKSTTHNLQLLAALGSFTRFARPLVLGVSRKSFIGNIVPAPVTERLPGSLACASLAVARGVQIIRAHDVAATCQAVRVAEAITKATRDLGHIQNRN
- a CDS encoding riboflavin synthase, with the translated sequence MFTGIVVETGTVERIKPTKKSIEITIRGRKALRALKLGDSLAVNGCCLTVVKLAARGRDRLAQFDLLQESWRRTNLQFTGPGALVNLEPSLRANGELGGHFVTGHVDGLGRIVRWERAGQDHVLDIEAPADVRRYIVFKGSVAVDGISLTVAAVTKKGFRIWIIPHTFEVTALCERKVGDYVNLEADILGKYVERFLSARS
- the glmM gene encoding phosphoglucosamine mutase, translating into MNKPAKIFGTDGVRGVANIEPVTAEIALKLGRAAAHVFKNLETEARGHGRHQIVIGKDTRLSGYMLENAISSGVLSMGVDVLFIGPLPTPGVAYVTRSLRADAGIVITASHNPYADNGIKFFRADGYKLDDAIEAQIEDLVFSGEIENIRPTADAIGKAVRIDDALGRYIEFTKASFPRGMTLDGVRVVVDCAHGAAYKATPCVLRELGAETIVYGNQPTGRNINLDCGSMHPEAVCARVRENGAHLGIAHDGDADRVLLCDEKGELIDGDDIMAIAALDMLAQGTLAEKTLVSTVMSNAGLDAAIGAAGGRVLRTAVGDKNVIDEMLRGGFNLGGEQSGHMIFRDHATTGDGLVAALQVLRIMKQRGEPLSKLKQCWTRYPQLVTNIKVREKKPFEQLDGVLNLVRQAEAVVQPQGGRVFLRYSGTEPKARLLMEGRNEAELRKWSQAIADAVRKQVGT
- a CDS encoding YgdI/YgdR family lipoprotein produces the protein MNTRLLRTAFLLLLLSFGLAGCARNYTIVTNGGQMISARGKPRYDRANAVFVYTDPNGRERVIPAGSVSQVAPASEASSQFKFTNGR
- a CDS encoding CdaR family protein, with the protein product MIKILHYLFIRDWPLKVFSLALAVLTWLAVSFSIRKEVVSVAGPVSTSERTFYDLRVVVMSTAADVHDYTVQPAEVDVTVQGDEAVLNHLQRDQIHPMVDLTDIASADNLRKRIQVFTPPGVTFTKVTPEEVDVIVPPATTPSEPSPSATNP
- the ribD gene encoding bifunctional diaminohydroxyphosphoribosylaminopyrimidine deaminase/5-amino-6-(5-phosphoribosylamino)uracil reductase RibD — its product is MTAGDLKFLREALQLARRGYGATSPNPMVGAVLVRSGKVIGRGWHHRAGLPHAEIEALRDAQQRQQATRGATLYVTLEPCCTHGRTPPCTDAIIDAGIRRVVVGTPDPNPKHAGKGLRILRRAGIEVVAPARRGQSADAAAINRECSRLNEAFNHWIVHRTPFVTVKAAMTLDGKIATAAGESKWITSEKARTHSLHLRQGSDAILVGVNTVLLDDPSLTARQTTPHPLRRIVLDSLARTPLTARVVTDANATLTTLVVSRRAPRKRVAALAQRVQVLVAPTTKATITSREKPGLDLRWLLRRLGAKNVTSLLVEGGGEVNASFLLGGLAQRVAFFYAPKILGGREARRAVAGVGAASLAEVRRLKDVEWHRLGPDLLLTALVENA